A window of the Pristis pectinata isolate sPriPec2 chromosome 27, sPriPec2.1.pri, whole genome shotgun sequence genome harbors these coding sequences:
- the LOC127583647 gene encoding LOW QUALITY PROTEIN: transgelin-like (The sequence of the model RefSeq protein was modified relative to this genomic sequence to represent the inferred CDS: inserted 1 base in 1 codon), giving the protein MANQGPSYGLSRHIQSKIEKKYEPELEERLVEWIIAQCGSEVGRPEAGRMGFQSWLKDGTVLSQLINSLYSEDSKPIKKIQSTDKAFKQMEQVSQFLKAAERYGVNKTDIFQTVDLWESKDLAAVQRTLMALGSIAITKNDGYYRGDPNWFHKKAQENKREFTEEQLRQGQNIIGXQMGSNQGASQAGMPGYGLARQIIS; this is encoded by the exons ATGGCCAACCAGGGACCCTCTTATGGATTGAGTAGGCATATTCAAAGCAAGATTGAGAAGAAGTAtgaacctgaactggaggagcgACTAGTGGAATGGATTATTGCCCAGTGTGGGTCAGAAGTCGGTCGACCAGAGGCGGGGAGAATGGGTTTCCAGTCGTGGCTTAAGGATGGCACA GTACTGAGCCAACTGATTAACAGCCTCTACTCGGAGGACAGTAAACCAATCAAGAAGATTCAGAGCACGGATAAGGCCTTCAAACAAATGGAACAAGTTTCTCAATTTCTGAAAGCTGCTGAGAGATATGGTGTCAACAAGACGGACATCTTCCAGACTGTGGATCTTTGGGAAT CTAAGGATTTGGCTGCTGTCCAAAGAACCCTCATGGCCTTGGGAAGTATTGCAATAACAAAGAACGATGGATATTATCGTGGTGATCCAAACTGGTTTCACAA GAAAGCACAAGAGAACAAACGCGAGTTTACAGAAGAGCAACTGCGCCAGGGACAGAACATCATCG TACAGATGGGGAGCAACCAAGGAGCGTCACAGGCTGGAATGCCTGGCTATGGGCTTGCCAGGCAGATTATCAGCTAA